CGAAGGATACCCCTTCCGGATAGTTGGTATATAACCTGATAATAGAAGCAAGCAATCCACAGCCTACTCCCATTATAATTCTTCCTTTTAAAGTCATTGGTGAAGTTGCATAGTCAGTTGCCATAAAGAATGCTCCAATGAGCAATCCTCCAGCTAAAACATGATAAATAAAATCGCCTGTAAAAAGACTGTCTCCTCCGAAAATCCATGTGAACAACGCTAAAGTTCCTATAAATGCTATTGGTATCTCCGGGCTAATTACTTTTCTATAAAACAGATAAGCCGCTCCTATTAAAATAGCTAAAGCAGAAGTTTCTCCAATACAGCCAGCTATATTTCCAAAAAACATGTCCAAATAACCAGGCAAAGCACCTTCAACTGCTTCCTGTCCCTTTTTGATTAAAGCAAGAGGTGTCGCAGAAGAAACTACATCAGGTTGTCCCGGTACAGACCATCTGGTCATGTGCCCGGGCCATGAAATCATTAACATTACCCTCGCTGTCAGGGCAGGATTCATAAAATTCTGGCCTATACCTCCAAAAAGCTGCTTTACTACAACTATTGCAATAAAGCCTCCCACAAACGCAATCCATAATGGTATGGAGGGAGGAAGATTTAATGCAAGCAGCACTCCTGTAACTACCGCACTCAGGTCCCCTATAGTATTATCTCTTTTAAGGATTCTACGGGTAATATACTCGCAAACAACACAGGACAACACTGTGATGAATATAACCCATAAAGTTCTTGCTCCAAAAAAGTATACTCCAGCTATTACTGCCGGGATCAGTGCGATCAATACATCAAGCATTATACTTCTTGTACTCGAATTATCCCTTAAGTGAGGTGATGAAGTTACTATGAAAATGTCTTCCATACTTATTTGCCTCCTTTCGCAGCGGCTTGCTTCAATTGGGCTTTTGCAAGCCTAATGGACTGTACCAGATGTCTCTTTGACGGGCACACATAAGAACAAGATCCGCATTCAATACAGTCATTTGCGTGATATTTTATCAACTCATCAATGTTTCCTTTAAGTGAATGCAAGTTAATAAAAAGAGGCATCAAATTCATAGGACAAGCACTAACACATCTTCCGCATCTTATGCACGCACTTTCCGGCTCCATCTGTGAATCAACTCTGTCAAAAGCCAAAAGGGCATTTGTATGTTTTACCACAGAAGTATCCAGAGAATACTGAGCAACTCCCATCATAGGCCCACCCATTAAAATTTTATGGGGAACAGATTTAAATCCTCCGCAGAATTCAAAAACATCTCTCAAGGGTGTACCTATAAGCACTTCAACATTTGAAGGGTTTCTTACTGCAGAACCGTCAACTGTAACTCTTTTCTTAATAAGAGGCATTCCGGTTTTTAAATACTCGGAAATAAAAGAAATACTGTTAACATTCATTACAATTACCCCAACGTCCATAGGTAACTTGCCTGGAGGAACTTTTCTGCCGGTAACTGCATAAATTAACATTTTTTCTGCGCCCTGAGGATATCTTGATTTAAGTTTTACCACGCTTATTTGGTCGCCGTTTTTTGTTATATTTATAAGTTCCTTTATTGCTTCCGGCTTGTTGTCCTCAATCCCGATTATGGCTTTTTTAATACCCAGGAGATTCATGACAATATTAATTCCTGATATTATATTCTCAGAATTTTCTATCATCTCCCTGTAGTCTGAAGTAATAAACGGTTCACATTCCGCACCGTTTACCACCAGTGTATCAATTAATTTATCTGGAGGCGGTGAAAGCTTTACATGGGTGGGAAAACCAGCTCCACCAAGTCCTACAAGCCCTGATTTCCTAATTGCCTCAATAAGCTGCTTGCTGTCATTGCATACAGGTGGCTTAACATCTTCATGAACTTCCTGATTCCCATCTGGCTTTATTTCCACAGTAGTAACATTAAATCCTCCCGGATAAAGCATGGGAGCTACATTTACCACTGTTCCCGATACACTTGAATGTATGGGAGCAGATATAAAACTTTTTGAATCCCCTATTATCTGGCCTACTTTAACAGT
The DNA window shown above is from Clostridiaceae bacterium and carries:
- a CDS encoding RnfABCDGE type electron transport complex subunit D — protein: MEDIFIVTSSPHLRDNSSTRSIMLDVLIALIPAVIAGVYFFGARTLWVIFITVLSCVVCEYITRRILKRDNTIGDLSAVVTGVLLALNLPPSIPLWIAFVGGFIAIVVVKQLFGGIGQNFMNPALTARVMLMISWPGHMTRWSVPGQPDVVSSATPLALIKKGQEAVEGALPGYLDMFFGNIAGCIGETSALAILIGAAYLFYRKVISPEIPIAFIGTLALFTWIFGGDSLFTGDFIYHVLAGGLLIGAFFMATDYATSPMTLKGRIIMGVGCGLLASIIRLYTNYPEGVSFAILLMNIVVPLIDRFTIPKSFGGEKASA
- the rsxC gene encoding electron transport complex subunit RsxC, giving the protein MIKRSTFKGGAAVPHYKNTAECETVKMGVPEKIIIPMLQHIGAPCDPLVKKGDTVKVGQIIGDSKSFISAPIHSSVSGTVVNVAPMLYPGGFNVTTVEIKPDGNQEVHEDVKPPVCNDSKQLIEAIRKSGLVGLGGAGFPTHVKLSPPPDKLIDTLVVNGAECEPFITSDYREMIENSENIISGINIVMNLLGIKKAIIGIEDNKPEAIKELINITKNGDQISVVKLKSRYPQGAEKMLIYAVTGRKVPPGKLPMDVGVIVMNVNSISFISEYLKTGMPLIKKRVTVDGSAVRNPSNVEVLIGTPLRDVFEFCGGFKSVPHKILMGGPMMGVAQYSLDTSVVKHTNALLAFDRVDSQMEPESACIRCGRCVSACPMNLMPLFINLHSLKGNIDELIKYHANDCIECGSCSYVCPSKRHLVQSIRLAKAQLKQAAAKGGK